One stretch of Clupea harengus chromosome 2, Ch_v2.0.2, whole genome shotgun sequence DNA includes these proteins:
- the lrch1 gene encoding leucine-rich repeat and calponin homology domain-containing protein 1 isoform X1, whose translation MTTLAPEPRPHPQLASAAGGASLSGVGSGTSVPLNRGLERALEEAAGSGRLNLSNRRLKEFPKSAANYDLTDTVEADLSRNRLTDLPLEVCHLVAVETLNVYHNCIKSVPDTLITLHTLTNLNLSRNQLCVLPACVCGLPLRVLNVSNNKLNTLPDSISQLHTLMELDVSCNEITALPRHIGRLRALRELNVRRNLLCVLPDDLACLPLVIFDFSCNKVSTIPTCYRKMSNLQTLQLENNPLQSPPAQVCMRGMVHIFKYLAMEACRGEKLDALYLPISDKLRPSRPGTGSVEDMGRKHDSDSGLGSDNGDKRLSATEPSDEDSLSMPMSHIREEEGLIRDDSTDQISNLTDPACVLDRSPSDSLQLNYQDSDLTSPFISYIKSRAADFDEPLRIEEDSNWATETTAEVQLIQQLKEAVELLQDPNRVNMGSGVRVYPVELVLVEESLNGQGSEDGALTPKTGQERLREKSCGQSLRAEENTTATFSSPPFGLKPRSAPSSVCCSPPPQNLSILQATPPHATAGSETDVFLRSHTPSESVDPQFTMRRKMEQLREEMDLIEQLRENIESRLKVTLPEDLGSALMDGVVLCHLANHMKPRSIASIHVPSPAVPKLSMAKCRRNVENFLDACRKMGVAEMKLCLPHHVLEEQGVLKVCVTVQALVETAETHTL comes from the exons ATGACGACGCTGGCACCGGAGCCGCGTCCCCACCCGCAGCTCGCCTCTGCGGCAGGAGGCGCGAGCCTCAGCGGGGTGGGCTCCGGGACGAGCGTGCCCCTGAACCGGGGCTTGGAGCGAGCTCTTGAGGAGGCGGCGGGCTCCGGCCGTCTCAACCTCAGCAACAGACGGCTGAAGGAGTTTCCGAAGAGCGCAGCCAACTACGACCTTACGGACACCGTAGAGGCAG atCTCTCCAGGAATCGTTTGACAGATCTCCCATTGGAAGTGTGCCATCTGGTTGCCGTGGAGACACTAAATGTCTATCACAACTGCATCAAAAGTGTTCctgacacactcatcacactacacacactcaccaacctcaacctcag TCGtaaccagctgtgtgtgttgccagcgtgtgtgtgtgggcttccTCTGCGCGTTCTCAACGTCTCCAACAACAAACTCAACACACTCCCTGACAGCATCAGCcaactgcacacactcatggagctg gatgtgagTTGTAATGAGATTACTGCTCTTCCACGGCATATTGGGCGTCTGCGAGCTCTCAGAGAGTTAAACGTCAGGAGAAACCTGCTCTGCGTCCTACCTgacg atctgGCCTGCCTGCCGCTGGTGATCTTTGATTTCTCCTGTAATAAAGTGTCGACCATCCCCACCTGCTACCGTAAGATGAGCAACCTACAGACACTGCAGCTGGAGAACAACCCACTACAGAGCCCCcctgcacag gtgtgtatgcgGGGGATGGTGCACATCTTTAAGTACCTGGCCATGGAGGCGTGTCGAGGGGAGAAGCTGGACGCCCTGTACCTGCCAATCAGTGACAAGCTCCGCCCCTCAAGACCTGGGACGGGCAG tgtTGAGGATATGGGACGGAAGCATGACAGTGATTCAGGACTCGGCAGCGACAACGGAGACAAACGCCTCTCAGCCACAGAG ccctcaGATGAGGACAGTCTGTCAATGCCGATGAGCCAcatcagagaggaggaggggcttatcagAGACGACTCTACTGATCAAATAAGCAACCTGAcag accctgcgtgtgtgttggacagGAGTCCGTCAGATTCTCTGCAGCTTAACTACCAAGACTCAGACCTCACCTCTCCTTTCATCAGCTACATCAAG agtCGAGCAGCTGATTTTGACGAGCCTCTGAGGATAGAGGAGGACAGTAATTGGGCCACAGAAACGAC ggcagaGGTGCAGTTAATCCAGCAGCTGAAAGAGGCCGTGGAACTCCTGCAGGATCCCAACAG GGTGAACATGGGCTCAGGAGTGCGTGTGTATCCAGTGGAGCTGGTGTTAGTGGAGGAATCACTAaa TGGACAAGGAAGTGAAGATGGGGCACTGACACCCAAG ACTGGAcaggagagactgagggagaagtCGTGTGGTCAAAGTTTAAGG gCTGAGGAAAACACCACAGCTACATTTAGTTCCCCGCCCTTTGGCCTAAAGCCTCGTTCAG CCCCCTCTTCTGTGTGCTGCTCCCCGCCCCCTCAGAACCTGTCCATCTTACAGGCCACACCCCCTCATGCAACCGCAGGATCAGAGACGGATG tgtttcTCAGGTCTCACACGCCATCAGAGTCTGTGGATCCCCAGTTCACCATGAGGAGAAAGATGGAGCAgctgagagaagagatggaCCTGATAGAACAACtcagagag aacaTTGAGAGCAGACTGAAAGTGACTCTTCCAGAGGATCTTGGCTCCGCCCTGATGGACGGGGTGGTGCTGTGTCATCTGGCCAATCACATGAAGCCGCGCTCCATCGCCAGCATCCACGTACCCTCCCCCGCAGTG cccAAGCTTAGTATGGCAAAATGTCGCAGAAATGTGGAGAACTTTCTGGATGCCTGCCGGAAGATGGGCGTGGCTGAG
- the lrch1 gene encoding leucine-rich repeat and calponin homology domain-containing protein 1 isoform X2: MTTLAPEPRPHPQLASAAGGASLSGVGSGTSVPLNRGLERALEEAAGSGRLNLSNRRLKEFPKSAANYDLTDTVEADLSRNRLTDLPLEVCHLVAVETLNVYHNCIKSVPDTLITLHTLTNLNLSRNQLCVLPACVCGLPLRVLNVSNNKLNTLPDSISQLHTLMELDVSCNEITALPRHIGRLRALRELNVRRNLLCVLPDDLACLPLVIFDFSCNKVSTIPTCYRKMSNLQTLQLENNPLQSPPAQVCMRGMVHIFKYLAMEACRGEKLDALYLPISDKLRPSRPGTGSVEDMGRKHDSDSGLGSDNGDKRLSATEPSDEDSLSMPMSHIREEEGLIRDDSTDQISNLTDPACVLDRSPSDSLQLNYQDSDLTSPFISYIKSRAADFDEPLRIEEDSNWATETTAEVQLIQQLKEAVELLQDPNRVNMGSGVRVYPVELVLVEESLNGQGSEDGALTPKTGQERLREKSCGQSLRAEENTTATFSSPPFGLKPRSVFLRSHTPSESVDPQFTMRRKMEQLREEMDLIEQLRENIESRLKVTLPEDLGSALMDGVVLCHLANHMKPRSIASIHVPSPAVPKLSMAKCRRNVENFLDACRKMGVAEMKLCLPHHVLEEQGVLKVCVTVQALVETAETHTL; this comes from the exons ATGACGACGCTGGCACCGGAGCCGCGTCCCCACCCGCAGCTCGCCTCTGCGGCAGGAGGCGCGAGCCTCAGCGGGGTGGGCTCCGGGACGAGCGTGCCCCTGAACCGGGGCTTGGAGCGAGCTCTTGAGGAGGCGGCGGGCTCCGGCCGTCTCAACCTCAGCAACAGACGGCTGAAGGAGTTTCCGAAGAGCGCAGCCAACTACGACCTTACGGACACCGTAGAGGCAG atCTCTCCAGGAATCGTTTGACAGATCTCCCATTGGAAGTGTGCCATCTGGTTGCCGTGGAGACACTAAATGTCTATCACAACTGCATCAAAAGTGTTCctgacacactcatcacactacacacactcaccaacctcaacctcag TCGtaaccagctgtgtgtgttgccagcgtgtgtgtgtgggcttccTCTGCGCGTTCTCAACGTCTCCAACAACAAACTCAACACACTCCCTGACAGCATCAGCcaactgcacacactcatggagctg gatgtgagTTGTAATGAGATTACTGCTCTTCCACGGCATATTGGGCGTCTGCGAGCTCTCAGAGAGTTAAACGTCAGGAGAAACCTGCTCTGCGTCCTACCTgacg atctgGCCTGCCTGCCGCTGGTGATCTTTGATTTCTCCTGTAATAAAGTGTCGACCATCCCCACCTGCTACCGTAAGATGAGCAACCTACAGACACTGCAGCTGGAGAACAACCCACTACAGAGCCCCcctgcacag gtgtgtatgcgGGGGATGGTGCACATCTTTAAGTACCTGGCCATGGAGGCGTGTCGAGGGGAGAAGCTGGACGCCCTGTACCTGCCAATCAGTGACAAGCTCCGCCCCTCAAGACCTGGGACGGGCAG tgtTGAGGATATGGGACGGAAGCATGACAGTGATTCAGGACTCGGCAGCGACAACGGAGACAAACGCCTCTCAGCCACAGAG ccctcaGATGAGGACAGTCTGTCAATGCCGATGAGCCAcatcagagaggaggaggggcttatcagAGACGACTCTACTGATCAAATAAGCAACCTGAcag accctgcgtgtgtgttggacagGAGTCCGTCAGATTCTCTGCAGCTTAACTACCAAGACTCAGACCTCACCTCTCCTTTCATCAGCTACATCAAG agtCGAGCAGCTGATTTTGACGAGCCTCTGAGGATAGAGGAGGACAGTAATTGGGCCACAGAAACGAC ggcagaGGTGCAGTTAATCCAGCAGCTGAAAGAGGCCGTGGAACTCCTGCAGGATCCCAACAG GGTGAACATGGGCTCAGGAGTGCGTGTGTATCCAGTGGAGCTGGTGTTAGTGGAGGAATCACTAaa TGGACAAGGAAGTGAAGATGGGGCACTGACACCCAAG ACTGGAcaggagagactgagggagaagtCGTGTGGTCAAAGTTTAAGG gCTGAGGAAAACACCACAGCTACATTTAGTTCCCCGCCCTTTGGCCTAAAGCCTCGTTCAG tgtttcTCAGGTCTCACACGCCATCAGAGTCTGTGGATCCCCAGTTCACCATGAGGAGAAAGATGGAGCAgctgagagaagagatggaCCTGATAGAACAACtcagagag aacaTTGAGAGCAGACTGAAAGTGACTCTTCCAGAGGATCTTGGCTCCGCCCTGATGGACGGGGTGGTGCTGTGTCATCTGGCCAATCACATGAAGCCGCGCTCCATCGCCAGCATCCACGTACCCTCCCCCGCAGTG cccAAGCTTAGTATGGCAAAATGTCGCAGAAATGTGGAGAACTTTCTGGATGCCTGCCGGAAGATGGGCGTGGCTGAG